A genomic window from Caballeronia sp. SBC1 includes:
- a CDS encoding (2Fe-2S)-binding protein, which translates to MTAANPTPTPLMQQPLIQMKPISLTINGAAIGPIQTPDGLMMIDFLHEYVGLTGSRLGCGQGVCHACVVILDKLDGSSEEVRSCITGAHFFDGKKVRTIEGHAKRNEQGEVVELSPVQQKFLEHFSFQCGYCTPGFVNAATVLIERLKREPIAKESVEHEITKALDDHICRCTGYVRYYEAVRDVVLNTPGLVKDSA; encoded by the coding sequence ATGACCGCTGCCAACCCCACTCCGACACCGCTCATGCAACAGCCCTTGATACAGATGAAACCCATTTCGCTGACGATCAACGGTGCCGCCATTGGTCCGATCCAGACTCCCGACGGCCTCATGATGATCGACTTCCTGCATGAGTACGTGGGCTTGACAGGCTCACGGCTTGGCTGCGGACAGGGCGTCTGCCACGCGTGCGTGGTGATTCTCGACAAGCTGGACGGGTCGAGCGAAGAAGTGCGCTCGTGCATCACAGGCGCGCATTTCTTCGATGGTAAAAAGGTGCGGACTATTGAAGGCCACGCCAAGCGTAACGAGCAAGGCGAGGTGGTCGAACTCTCGCCGGTACAACAAAAATTCCTCGAGCACTTCAGCTTCCAGTGCGGCTACTGCACGCCGGGATTCGTCAACGCGGCGACCGTGCTGATCGAGCGGCTAAAACGCGAGCCGATTGCCAAGGAGTCAGTGGAGCACGAGATCACGAAAGCACTGGACGACCACATCTGCCGCTGCACCGGTTACGTACGCTACTACGAGGCGGTCAGGGACGTCGTGCTGAACACGCCTGGACTTGTCAAGGATTCCGCATGA
- a CDS encoding xanthine dehydrogenase family protein molybdopterin-binding subunit produces MRELDRSRRGFLKASAIAGLTVIIAPLGSRAFAALFEEKILTPIQWDTAAGSAKFRIDGIAKVTGSKVFARDVRAADMPHWPNSQAHAFMLRTTQADRVYEGFDLTLLGDDLQPDRIVTAAELVRDGIAFPAFYGDDMLLPPGKTPAYLGQAVAMLIYHDFARFRFAKDKLQFRDEIIRYGEKTGPLERDPWGTFRFVRVGGATAYDEDTFSSLKDTMLFPSAMRKHEPVWAAGRQDGKLDEQGMFHAQSMQGELDHPPADWLVLERNYSTQSIDTAALEPDNTNCWYDAATQSLHMVVPTQGPHEVAESAAGMAAKCRFPVKNLFVHPVYTVGYGSKDHFTVPFYGLVAAMYGDGRPVRLAFDRYEQFQTSIKRHASKMRYRIAIDKKTNLLQSFKAELEVDGGGRCNFSPSVAMVGASAAQSIYYFPKSDLTGVAIASRAIDAGSARGYGTLQTMAATEMLIDEIATQLGLDAIDLRLTNALRSGMKNTQGAIPAGAIRVDEVLQKAKVHPLWTGRAQKKAEYELAHPGNRYGVGFACVQKDFGTGAEASFAKVEIAADGKITLHHTAAEIGTGVSTSQAIACAKWLGKPAAEVRMAIIDWPELPLVTSGDPYMMSQGEQDKLSANPRWSPGLISPSSATNSAFYFTHSTQEAARVVFTHGLWPAAMALWTSGIGGGQAAPLVVRREDARWAEGKLTAAGLESLSLEQLAKKAHDLRLVTGAVVHVFNRWQWSEAEFDIDGVTERLPIDGLSLLHGAGKADASKTNAAPVQPVYRALNRKRVFIAPVSRNNAAVTYYSAVGTLVELVVNEASGQVSLLSHHSIMECGNMLSPQLVSGQLQGGLAMGIGHALHEYLPLYEDGPGNGTWNFNRYHLPRASDVAVWAQTGEVLPPLSETDPPKGIAEVVMIPVVGAIVNGIAHAIGHRFNDLPVKPQNIQEALA; encoded by the coding sequence ATGAGAGAACTCGACCGATCGCGTCGTGGCTTTCTGAAGGCGAGTGCAATTGCAGGACTGACGGTCATTATTGCGCCCCTTGGCAGTCGCGCTTTCGCCGCGCTATTCGAAGAAAAGATTCTGACGCCGATTCAGTGGGATACGGCGGCCGGCAGCGCGAAATTTCGTATCGATGGAATCGCGAAGGTCACCGGCTCAAAGGTATTCGCGCGCGACGTGCGCGCGGCCGACATGCCGCACTGGCCGAACAGCCAGGCGCACGCGTTCATGTTGCGCACGACGCAGGCTGACCGGGTGTATGAGGGTTTCGACCTGACCCTGCTTGGCGATGACCTTCAGCCGGACCGGATCGTCACGGCCGCGGAGCTTGTCCGCGACGGTATCGCATTTCCCGCTTTCTATGGCGACGACATGTTGCTGCCGCCGGGCAAGACACCGGCTTATCTTGGTCAGGCCGTGGCCATGCTGATCTATCACGATTTCGCACGCTTTCGGTTCGCCAAAGACAAGCTCCAGTTCCGCGATGAAATCATCCGCTACGGCGAGAAGACCGGGCCGCTTGAACGCGATCCGTGGGGCACGTTCCGCTTTGTGCGCGTAGGCGGTGCGACGGCCTATGACGAGGACACGTTCTCGAGCTTGAAGGACACCATGTTGTTCCCAAGCGCCATGCGCAAGCACGAGCCTGTGTGGGCGGCGGGCCGGCAGGACGGCAAGCTCGACGAGCAGGGTATGTTCCATGCGCAAAGCATGCAGGGCGAACTCGACCATCCGCCCGCGGACTGGCTTGTCCTGGAGCGCAACTACAGTACGCAATCCATCGATACCGCCGCCCTCGAACCTGACAACACGAACTGCTGGTACGACGCGGCAACGCAATCGCTGCATATGGTCGTGCCGACGCAAGGGCCGCACGAAGTGGCTGAGAGTGCTGCCGGCATGGCGGCGAAGTGCCGCTTCCCGGTGAAGAACTTGTTCGTGCATCCGGTCTATACGGTTGGCTATGGGTCGAAGGATCACTTCACGGTTCCGTTCTACGGACTGGTGGCGGCGATGTATGGCGATGGCCGTCCGGTACGCCTCGCGTTTGACCGCTACGAGCAATTCCAGACATCGATAAAACGTCATGCGTCGAAGATGCGTTATCGAATCGCGATCGATAAGAAAACGAACCTCCTGCAGTCGTTCAAGGCCGAGCTCGAAGTCGACGGAGGCGGGCGCTGCAACTTCTCGCCATCGGTGGCCATGGTGGGGGCATCCGCCGCGCAGTCGATCTACTACTTCCCTAAGAGCGACCTGACCGGCGTGGCGATCGCGTCGCGTGCCATCGACGCCGGTTCGGCGCGCGGTTACGGCACGCTGCAGACCATGGCTGCAACTGAGATGCTGATCGATGAGATCGCGACGCAGCTTGGACTCGATGCTATCGACTTACGGCTGACGAACGCGCTGCGCTCGGGCATGAAAAATACCCAGGGCGCGATTCCCGCCGGCGCGATTCGTGTCGATGAAGTCCTGCAGAAGGCCAAGGTTCACCCGCTCTGGACCGGGCGCGCACAGAAGAAAGCGGAGTATGAGCTGGCGCATCCCGGCAACCGCTACGGCGTGGGATTTGCGTGCGTGCAGAAAGACTTTGGGACGGGCGCGGAAGCGTCGTTCGCGAAGGTTGAAATCGCGGCCGACGGCAAGATCACGTTGCATCATACGGCCGCCGAGATTGGCACGGGCGTGTCTACATCGCAGGCAATCGCTTGCGCGAAGTGGCTCGGCAAACCGGCCGCCGAGGTGCGCATGGCGATTATCGACTGGCCCGAGTTGCCACTCGTAACAAGCGGCGATCCATACATGATGTCGCAGGGCGAGCAGGACAAGCTGTCGGCTAATCCGCGCTGGTCGCCGGGATTGATATCGCCATCGAGCGCGACGAATTCAGCCTTCTATTTCACGCATAGCACGCAGGAAGCCGCGCGCGTGGTCTTCACGCACGGTTTGTGGCCGGCGGCGATGGCGCTATGGACCAGCGGTATAGGCGGTGGTCAAGCTGCGCCGCTCGTCGTGCGTCGTGAAGATGCACGCTGGGCGGAGGGCAAGCTGACGGCGGCAGGTCTCGAGTCGTTGTCGCTCGAACAACTTGCGAAGAAAGCACATGACCTCAGACTGGTCACGGGCGCGGTTGTGCACGTGTTTAATCGATGGCAATGGAGCGAAGCGGAATTCGACATTGACGGCGTGACCGAGCGTCTGCCCATCGACGGCCTGTCGCTGCTTCACGGCGCCGGCAAGGCCGATGCCAGCAAGACCAACGCTGCACCGGTCCAGCCTGTTTATCGCGCCCTCAATCGCAAACGCGTCTTCATCGCGCCGGTGAGTCGGAACAACGCTGCGGTCACCTACTACAGCGCGGTCGGCACGCTCGTCGAACTCGTGGTCAACGAAGCCAGCGGCCAGGTCAGCCTGCTCTCGCATCACTCGATCATGGAGTGCGGCAACATGCTTTCGCCGCAACTGGTCTCGGGCCAGTTGCAAGGCGGCCTGGCGATGGGTATTGGACACGCATTGCATGAATATCTGCCGCTCTACGAAGACGGTCCCGGCAACGGCACCTGGAACTTCAACCGCTATCACCTGCCGCGAGCAAGCGATGTCGCCGTCTGGGCCCAGACCGGCGAAGTGCTGCCGCCGCTGTCCGAGACCGATCCGCCGAAGGGCATTGCAGAGGTCGTGATGATTCCGGTCGTCGGCGCCATCGTTAATGGTATCGCGCACGCTATCGGGCATCGGTTCAACGACTTGCCGGTGAAACCGCAAAACATTCAGGAGGCGCTCGCATGA